Proteins from a genomic interval of Acidobacteriota bacterium:
- the bamA gene encoding outer membrane protein assembly factor BamA, with protein sequence VELCFPTQGNVSSIEFETYLYYIKTRGSRPSQNVWIPFTPDVEKDLLEDFKRLWSTNFLDDLGVEVVDTSYPNGVVGKYVRFRLEERQRVKIVEYVGSEKIEATKVDEKLREINNVIRLDSFIDPAQIRRVESVVREMLAEKGYLDGEVSHTITSIAGGPKTVNLTFTIEDGPRVLIRDIDFVGNEAIGDGSLKRRMKDNKERTLINRIRGKGVYQQAKFEEDAENVRAFYRERGYITARVGQPEIRTLETSADGKSRAVQLRIPVTEGRRYRVGKFEFDGNKVVKGEALQPVFKLKSGDYYSEKKIRKGLEKARELYGSGGYFEFTGFPDLKPIDLVDPNDPEKFLPDGAEPNGPPVVDVTMRMQEGEQYFINRITFKGNTTTRDNVIRRELNLVEGGIFNTESLKNSVRRLNQLGYFKQLEEGQEGIDVKKTPGEKNKVDVTLALQEQNRNQLTFGAGVSQFEGFFGQLAFATSNFLGRGETLSLSLAAGSRTQFYQLAFTEPYLFDRPITAGVDISRRAIQYIGAFTQETTGVNTVWGFPLARNFTRAFVQYSFERVTVRDLNEYFTEASLQNPFLQDSLLLRCTDVPPTEENPEGGRSCVPGGARTISKIVPSLVHNTVDNPIFPNTGRRITASMDFAGLGGNTKFIKPRVEYAQYLQHTRRTSFGFRVEGEYIRPWGNSLPLPLFERLVQGGEYSVRGFDIRSIGPRAVDSPIVLGGNKSLLFNAEYLISVGGPVRLVFFYDAGQVRDIGERFAWQEFKTSTGAEVRFFMPVLNVPFRLIFAANPQRKGVLRNDYTPTRGFQFRFAVGSTF encoded by the coding sequence TCCCGTTCACGCCAGACGTCGAGAAGGACCTGCTCGAGGACTTCAAGCGCCTGTGGTCCACCAACTTCCTCGACGACCTCGGCGTGGAGGTGGTGGACACGTCGTACCCCAACGGGGTCGTGGGCAAGTACGTCAGGTTCCGCCTCGAAGAACGCCAGCGCGTCAAGATCGTCGAGTACGTGGGCAGCGAGAAGATCGAGGCCACCAAGGTCGACGAGAAGCTGCGCGAGATCAACAACGTGATCCGGCTCGACTCGTTCATCGACCCGGCGCAGATCCGCCGTGTCGAGAGCGTGGTGCGCGAGATGCTCGCCGAGAAGGGCTATCTCGACGGCGAGGTCTCGCACACCATCACGTCGATTGCCGGCGGACCGAAGACCGTCAACCTCACGTTCACGATCGAGGACGGCCCGCGCGTCCTCATCAGGGACATCGACTTCGTGGGCAACGAGGCGATCGGTGACGGGTCGCTCAAGCGCCGCATGAAGGACAACAAGGAGCGGACCCTCATCAACCGCATCCGCGGCAAGGGCGTCTACCAGCAGGCCAAGTTCGAAGAGGACGCCGAGAACGTGCGCGCGTTCTATCGCGAGCGCGGCTACATCACCGCGCGCGTGGGGCAACCGGAGATCCGCACGCTCGAGACCTCGGCCGACGGCAAGTCGCGCGCCGTGCAACTGCGCATTCCCGTCACGGAAGGCCGGCGCTATCGCGTCGGCAAGTTCGAGTTCGACGGCAACAAGGTGGTCAAGGGCGAGGCGCTCCAGCCCGTCTTCAAGCTGAAGAGCGGCGACTACTATTCGGAGAAGAAGATCCGCAAGGGCCTGGAGAAGGCGCGCGAACTGTACGGCAGCGGCGGTTACTTCGAGTTCACCGGCTTCCCGGACCTGAAGCCGATCGATCTCGTGGATCCGAACGACCCCGAGAAGTTCCTGCCCGATGGCGCCGAGCCCAACGGCCCGCCTGTCGTGGACGTGACGATGCGGATGCAGGAGGGGGAGCAGTACTTCATCAACCGCATCACGTTCAAGGGCAACACCACCACGCGCGACAACGTGATCCGCCGCGAGCTGAACCTCGTCGAAGGCGGCATCTTCAACACCGAATCGCTCAAGAACAGCGTTCGCCGCCTGAATCAGCTCGGCTATTTCAAGCAGCTGGAGGAAGGGCAGGAGGGCATCGACGTCAAGAAGACGCCAGGCGAGAAGAACAAGGTCGATGTCACGCTCGCCCTGCAGGAGCAGAACCGCAACCAGCTGACGTTCGGCGCCGGTGTGTCGCAGTTCGAGGGCTTCTTCGGCCAGCTCGCCTTCGCGACGTCGAACTTCCTCGGCCGCGGCGAGACGCTCTCGCTGTCGCTCGCGGCCGGCTCGCGCACGCAGTTCTACCAGCTCGCGTTCACCGAGCCGTACCTCTTCGACCGTCCGATCACGGCCGGCGTCGACATCTCGCGCCGCGCGATCCAGTACATCGGGGCGTTCACGCAGGAGACCACGGGCGTCAACACGGTGTGGGGCTTCCCGCTGGCGCGCAACTTCACGCGCGCGTTCGTGCAGTATTCGTTCGAGCGCGTCACGGTGCGCGACCTCAACGAGTACTTCACCGAAGCGAGCCTGCAGAACCCGTTCCTGCAGGATTCGCTGTTGCTGCGGTGTACCGACGTGCCGCCCACGGAGGAGAACCCGGAAGGCGGGAGATCCTGCGTGCCCGGCGGCGCCCGCACCATCAGCAAGATCGTGCCGAGCCTGGTCCACAACACCGTGGACAACCCGATCTTCCCGAACACGGGTCGCCGGATCACGGCGTCGATGGACTTTGCCGGCCTCGGCGGCAACACCAAGTTCATCAAGCCGCGCGTCGAGTATGCGCAGTACCTCCAGCACACGCGGCGCACGTCGTTCGGTTTCCGCGTCGAGGGGGAGTACATCCGTCCGTGGGGCAACTCGCTGCCGCTCCCGCTCTTCGAGCGTCTCGTGCAGGGCGGCGAGTACAGCGTGCGCGGCTTCGACATCCGGTCGATCGGCCCGCGTGCCGTGGACAGCCCCATCGTGCTTGGCGGCAACAAGAGCCTGCTGTTCAACGCCGAGTACCTGATCAGCGTGGGTGGGCCGGTACGCCTGGTCTTCTTCTACGACGCGGGCCAGGTGCGCGACATCGGCGAACGGTTCGCGTGGCAGGAGTTCAAGACGTCGACGGGCGCGGAAGTGCGGTTCTTCATGCCCGTCCTCAACGTGCCGTTCCGCCTGATCTTCGCCGCCAACCCCCAGCGCAAGGGCGTGCTCCGCAACGACTACACGCCGACGAGGGGCTTCCAGTTCCGCTTCGCGGTGGGCTCGACGTTCTGA
- a CDS encoding menaquinone biosynthesis protein, which translates to MIRIGAVGFLNARPLVHGLDRAARVGLRLDVPSECARLLHAGAIDSGLVPVIELLHGERPFDIVPGLAIGCLGPVSSVALFTRVPIAQIRAIALDVSSRSSVGLVRVLCRHHFGIAPAFVDAAPDLAGMLAVADAALLIGDPAFDAPWQALGAAKIDLGEAWHDFTGLPFVFAAWIAQPGVVTPELIGLLHEARRHGEDAIPVIAATVAGGDPARAERLERYLRRNIRYDLDDAARRGLVRYLSLVMQDGLAASRPDVVRAVESLGAAAPAGR; encoded by the coding sequence GTGATCCGGATCGGCGCCGTCGGGTTCCTGAACGCGCGTCCGCTCGTTCACGGCCTCGATCGCGCCGCGCGCGTCGGCCTGCGGCTCGACGTGCCCTCCGAGTGCGCGCGCCTGTTGCACGCAGGCGCGATCGACAGCGGCCTCGTTCCCGTCATCGAGCTGCTGCACGGCGAACGCCCCTTCGACATCGTCCCCGGTCTCGCCATCGGGTGCCTCGGGCCCGTTTCCTCGGTGGCGTTGTTCACGCGTGTGCCGATCGCGCAGATCCGCGCGATCGCGCTCGACGTCAGCTCGCGAAGCTCCGTCGGCCTCGTGCGCGTGCTGTGCCGCCACCACTTCGGGATCGCGCCGGCCTTCGTCGATGCCGCGCCCGACCTCGCCGGCATGCTGGCCGTCGCCGATGCCGCCTTGCTCATCGGCGATCCGGCATTCGATGCGCCATGGCAGGCGCTCGGCGCCGCGAAGATCGATCTCGGTGAGGCGTGGCACGACTTCACGGGACTGCCGTTCGTGTTCGCGGCCTGGATCGCCCAGCCCGGCGTCGTGACGCCGGAGTTGATCGGCCTGCTGCATGAGGCACGCCGACACGGGGAAGACGCCATCCCGGTGATCGCCGCAACGGTGGCGGGGGGGGATCCGGCGCGTGCCGAGCGGCTCGAACGCTACCTGCGCCGGAACATCCGGTACGATCTGGACGATGCGGCGCGGCGGGGGCTGGTGCGATACCTCTCGCTGGTGATGCAGGACGGCCTGGCCGCCTCCCGGCCTGACGTGGTGCGTGCGGTGGAGTCGCTCGGTGCGGCGGCGCCGGCCGGCCGATGA
- a CDS encoding galactose oxidase has translation MTRLLLIAVALAFLGSTGGARLAIVALPELPDAVGRAGMFAGRHGDRLFAAGGANFPNGMPWDGGTKVWHDEVFALTAKDARWRIVGRLPARNAYGVSATTREGVVLAGGSDAERHVADVWLMSARADDVSFTALPALPIALAQMSGARVGRVLHVVGGIDRPDAVHASSQHFALDLDALDAGWKTLPPLPSDGRILATAAVVDDALYVIGGCALRAGSDGRPVRTYLRHVWRYRAGRWTRLADLPAPNAAAASPAPVFGRAVFLAGGDDGTQVGRAPTAHVGFGRRVFRYDVAQDRWHDAGELPSEVPVTVPTAPWRDGVALVSGEVRPGVRTPHVTLLRAAD, from the coding sequence ATGACCCGGCTCCTGCTCATCGCCGTCGCTCTCGCATTTCTGGGATCGACGGGGGGAGCGCGGCTGGCGATCGTCGCGCTGCCGGAGTTGCCCGATGCGGTCGGACGCGCTGGTATGTTCGCCGGACGTCATGGCGATCGCCTGTTTGCGGCTGGCGGCGCGAACTTCCCGAACGGCATGCCGTGGGACGGCGGCACGAAGGTGTGGCACGACGAGGTCTTCGCGTTGACGGCGAAGGATGCACGGTGGCGCATCGTTGGCCGCCTGCCTGCGCGAAATGCGTACGGCGTGTCGGCGACGACCCGCGAGGGTGTAGTCCTCGCTGGTGGGAGCGACGCCGAGCGTCATGTGGCCGACGTATGGCTGATGTCTGCACGCGCTGACGATGTCTCCTTCACTGCGCTGCCCGCATTGCCGATCGCGCTCGCCCAGATGTCGGGTGCCCGTGTCGGTCGCGTGCTCCATGTGGTCGGCGGCATCGATCGTCCCGACGCCGTGCACGCCTCCTCGCAGCATTTCGCGCTCGATCTCGACGCATTGGACGCCGGGTGGAAAACCTTGCCGCCACTGCCGTCGGATGGACGGATTCTCGCAACGGCTGCAGTCGTCGATGACGCGCTCTACGTGATCGGCGGATGTGCGTTGCGCGCCGGTTCCGACGGTCGTCCCGTGCGCACCTACTTGCGCCATGTGTGGCGATATCGCGCCGGGCGCTGGACGCGGCTGGCGGACTTGCCGGCGCCCAACGCTGCCGCGGCGTCGCCGGCGCCGGTGTTTGGTCGTGCGGTGTTCCTCGCTGGCGGAGACGATGGCACACAGGTGGGGCGCGCGCCGACAGCGCACGTGGGGTTCGGCCGGCGCGTATTCCGCTACGACGTCGCGCAGGACCGCTGGCATGACGCCGGTGAGTTGCCCAGCGAGGTGCCCGTCACGGTGCCGACAGCACCATGGCGCGATGGCGTCGCGCTGGTGAGCGGCGAAGTACGGCCGGGCGTGCGCACGCCGCACGTCACGCTTCTGCGCGCTGCTGACTGA
- a CDS encoding exo-alpha-sialidase, whose protein sequence is MRRSTWTTGALVALILYCPVRTLAQEAGAVPLMVDVYRAGEAGYDTFRIPSVIAAADGTLLAFAEGRRISASDTGDIDLVVKRSRDGGTTWSALAVVGDNGPNTFGNPCPVLDARTGTLVLFATQNLGTDREKDIIAGTSKGGRTVWVLTSTDHGVSWSDPREVTATAKRSDWTWYATGPGIGIQLRDGRLVIPANHAVGGTGVHHSHVITSDDGGGTWRLGGRSDAGTNESQVVELADGRLMLNMRNHPPTSGSNHRMVATSRDGGETWSPARADEALIEPPAQASLLRLPQQGTGAPRLLFSNPASSRRERMTVRVSEDEGQTWPIARIVHEGPAAYSSLVDLQDRGIGLLFERGEKSPYETITFAVFTLPWLTAGRDGPAAR, encoded by the coding sequence ATGCGACGTTCGACGTGGACGACAGGGGCGCTCGTGGCGCTGATTCTGTACTGCCCGGTGCGGACACTTGCGCAGGAAGCAGGCGCGGTGCCACTGATGGTCGATGTGTACCGGGCCGGCGAGGCGGGCTACGACACGTTCAGGATCCCGTCGGTGATTGCTGCGGCCGACGGCACGCTGCTCGCGTTCGCGGAAGGACGTCGTATCAGCGCCAGTGACACGGGCGACATCGATCTGGTGGTCAAGCGCAGCCGCGATGGTGGTACGACATGGTCGGCACTTGCTGTCGTCGGCGACAACGGACCGAACACGTTCGGCAACCCGTGTCCGGTGCTCGACGCGCGTACCGGCACGCTCGTGCTGTTCGCGACACAGAATCTCGGGACCGACAGGGAGAAGGACATCATCGCCGGCACGAGCAAGGGCGGGCGTACGGTGTGGGTACTGACGAGCACCGATCACGGCGTCTCGTGGTCCGATCCTCGGGAGGTCACGGCCACGGCGAAGCGGTCGGACTGGACGTGGTACGCGACAGGTCCCGGCATCGGCATCCAGTTGCGCGACGGTCGCCTGGTGATTCCGGCCAATCATGCCGTTGGCGGTACCGGTGTCCACCACTCGCACGTCATCACGAGCGACGATGGCGGGGGTACCTGGCGCCTTGGTGGACGTTCGGATGCGGGGACCAACGAGAGTCAGGTCGTGGAACTCGCCGATGGGCGCCTGATGCTGAACATGCGTAACCATCCGCCGACGTCAGGAAGCAACCATCGGATGGTGGCCACGAGCCGCGATGGCGGCGAGACATGGTCGCCTGCGCGCGCCGACGAGGCGCTGATCGAGCCGCCGGCGCAGGCCAGCCTCCTGCGACTGCCGCAGCAGGGAACCGGTGCGCCACGGCTGCTGTTCAGCAATCCTGCCAGCAGCCGGCGCGAACGGATGACCGTTCGCGTCAGCGAGGACGAAGGGCAGACGTGGCCGATCGCGCGCATCGTCCACGAAGGCCCCGCGGCGTACTCCAGCCTGGTCGACCTGCAGGACCGCGGCATCGGCCTGCTGTTCGAACGCGGCGAGAAATCGCCCTACGAGACCATCACGTTCGCCGTGTTCACGCTGCCCTGGCTGACCGCCGGCCGCGACGGTCCCGCCGCGCGCTGA
- a CDS encoding OmpH family outer membrane protein, which produces MKSVIALSLSCVFLVAAAAGAQAPAGAPAPAAQAPAAPAPRPFPADAKVAYVDLNTIATSSKEGQAAGEKIRALQERKTSELDAKQKQLQTAQQKLEQGGSVLNESARAQQAKEVERLQTDLQRAGQDAQKEVQEFTNDLQLQFQQKLLPVIEQVAKAKNLHFILSIADAGVVWVDTGLNVTADVIAALDAATAGK; this is translated from the coding sequence ATGAAGTCCGTGATTGCGTTGTCCCTCTCGTGCGTGTTCCTCGTGGCCGCGGCCGCGGGTGCCCAGGCGCCCGCCGGCGCCCCGGCGCCTGCCGCTCAGGCGCCGGCCGCTCCCGCGCCCCGGCCGTTCCCGGCCGATGCCAAGGTCGCGTACGTGGACCTGAACACGATCGCCACCAGCAGCAAGGAAGGTCAGGCCGCCGGGGAGAAGATCCGGGCGCTGCAGGAGCGCAAGACCTCCGAGCTCGACGCCAAGCAGAAGCAGTTGCAGACCGCCCAGCAGAAGCTCGAGCAGGGCGGCTCGGTGCTGAACGAGTCGGCGCGCGCGCAACAGGCCAAGGAGGTCGAGCGACTCCAGACCGACCTGCAGCGTGCCGGGCAGGACGCGCAGAAGGAAGTCCAGGAGTTCACCAACGACCTGCAGCTCCAGTTCCAGCAGAAGCTGCTGCCGGTGATCGAGCAGGTGGCCAAGGCCAAGAACCTGCACTTCATCCTGAGCATCGCGGACGCCGGCGTGGTGTGGGTCGACACGGGCCTGAACGTCACGGCCGACGTCATCGCCGCACTCGACGCCGCGACGGCGGGCAAGTAA
- a CDS encoding Gfo/Idh/MocA family oxidoreductase: MADALRVGVIGVGALGRHHARVLGDTADATLAAVVDVDEVRARDIATQHGAAATFTDAAALVGKVDAVTIASPTVAHHELAAMLIDAGIHVLVEKPMTTTLEQADDLIARAAARGVVLAVGHTERFNPAVDAARAFLTRPRFIEVHRLGTFPDRSLDIDVVFDLMIHDIDVLLSVIDEEVESVEAVGVPVLTRRVDIANARLKFAGGCIANVTASRISRDRVRKVRFIEPAAYVSVDYASRELEVWRLRTVEGGRPAIEGGPVAVPDAEPLRRELEDFVAAVRDGRPPRVDGTQGRRALALARRINDQMTQG; this comes from the coding sequence GTGGCTGACGCGTTGCGAGTAGGCGTGATCGGAGTCGGGGCGCTCGGGCGTCACCATGCACGGGTCCTTGGCGACACGGCGGATGCGACGCTCGCGGCAGTCGTGGATGTGGACGAGGTTCGCGCGCGAGACATCGCGACGCAGCATGGCGCGGCAGCGACTTTCACGGATGCGGCGGCGCTCGTCGGGAAGGTGGATGCCGTCACCATCGCCTCGCCGACGGTGGCGCATCACGAGCTGGCCGCCATGCTGATCGACGCCGGTATCCACGTGCTCGTCGAGAAGCCGATGACGACGACGCTGGAGCAGGCCGACGACCTGATCGCCCGCGCCGCCGCGCGAGGCGTGGTGCTGGCTGTGGGACACACGGAGCGCTTCAATCCGGCGGTGGATGCCGCGCGTGCGTTCCTCACGCGTCCGCGGTTCATCGAGGTGCATCGCCTGGGCACGTTCCCGGATCGATCGCTCGACATCGACGTCGTGTTCGACCTGATGATCCACGACATCGACGTGCTCCTGTCGGTGATCGACGAGGAGGTCGAGAGCGTGGAGGCCGTTGGCGTGCCGGTGCTGACCCGCCGCGTGGACATCGCGAATGCGCGCCTGAAGTTCGCCGGCGGCTGCATCGCCAACGTGACGGCCAGCCGCATCAGTCGCGACCGTGTGCGGAAGGTGCGATTCATCGAACCCGCGGCGTACGTGTCGGTGGACTACGCCAGCCGCGAGCTCGAAGTGTGGCGCCTGCGCACGGTCGAGGGCGGGCGCCCGGCGATCGAAGGCGGCCCGGTGGCCGTGCCCGACGCCGAGCCGCTGCGCCGTGAGCTCGAGGACTTCGTGGCGGCCGTGCGCGACGGGCGGCCTCCACGCGTGGATGGGACGCAGGGACGTCGCGCGCTCGCGCTCGCGCGCCGCATCAACGACCAGATGACCCAGGGATGA
- the mqnC gene encoding dehypoxanthine futalosine cyclase: MSVDAIAAKVSRGERIDAGEALTLYRDASTWLLGRLADDIRARRHPERLVTYIIDRNVNYTNVCVARCNFCAFYRTVGSPDGYVLSREELFAKIDETIAVGGNQLLLQGGHNPDLPLAWYEDLFRAVKERYPAFRLHALSPPEILHISRTSKLAVPDVVARLIDAGLDSVPGGGAEILVDRVRKLLNCYGKATADEWLSVMREVHLAGLRTTATMMYGSVETPEERIEHMMRLRTLQDETHGFTAFITWSYQPDHTELAGIELTGVEYLRTLALARIVLDNFDNLQASWVTQGGKVGQLSLAFGANDMGSVMIEENVVRAAGASYCMDEVEIVRNIEDAGFTPMRRTMHYDRAGEPVFRERAVPRRLSLDVAKKDGAERMPAELAAYQARSRDERARRAGLTTS, from the coding sequence ATGTCCGTTGACGCCATCGCCGCGAAGGTCTCGCGCGGCGAGCGTATCGACGCCGGCGAAGCCCTCACGCTCTATCGCGACGCGAGCACGTGGCTGCTGGGTCGCCTGGCCGACGACATCCGCGCGCGCCGGCATCCAGAGCGCCTGGTCACCTACATCATCGATCGCAACGTCAACTACACGAACGTGTGCGTGGCGCGCTGCAACTTCTGCGCGTTCTATCGCACCGTCGGCAGTCCCGACGGCTACGTGCTCTCGCGCGAGGAACTGTTTGCGAAGATCGACGAGACGATCGCCGTCGGCGGGAACCAGTTGCTGCTGCAGGGCGGACACAACCCCGATCTGCCGCTCGCGTGGTACGAGGATCTGTTCCGCGCCGTGAAGGAACGGTATCCGGCGTTCAGGCTGCACGCGCTGTCGCCGCCGGAGATCCTCCACATCTCGCGCACGTCGAAGCTGGCCGTGCCCGACGTGGTCGCGCGACTGATCGATGCCGGCCTCGACAGCGTACCTGGCGGCGGTGCGGAGATTCTCGTCGACCGCGTGCGCAAGCTGCTCAACTGCTACGGCAAGGCGACGGCCGACGAATGGCTGTCGGTGATGCGCGAAGTGCACCTCGCGGGCCTGCGCACGACGGCGACGATGATGTACGGCAGCGTGGAGACGCCCGAAGAGCGCATCGAGCACATGATGCGCCTGCGCACGCTGCAGGACGAGACGCACGGCTTCACGGCGTTCATCACCTGGAGCTATCAGCCCGATCACACCGAGCTGGCCGGCATCGAGCTCACGGGCGTGGAGTACCTGCGCACGCTCGCGCTCGCCCGCATCGTGCTCGACAACTTCGACAACCTCCAGGCGTCGTGGGTGACGCAGGGCGGCAAGGTCGGACAGCTCAGTCTCGCGTTCGGCGCCAATGACATGGGCAGCGTCATGATCGAGGAGAACGTCGTCCGTGCGGCAGGCGCGAGCTATTGCATGGACGAAGTGGAGATCGTGAGGAACATCGAGGACGCGGGCTTCACGCCGATGCGTCGCACGATGCACTACGACCGCGCCGGTGAGCCCGTGTTCCGCGAGCGCGCCGTGCCGCGGCGGTTGTCGCTCGACGTGGCCAAGAAGGATGGCGCGGAGCGGATGCCCGCCGAACTCGCGGCCTACCAAGCCCGCAGCCGCGACGAACGCGCGCGTCGTGCGGGCCTGACCACGTCCTGA
- the lpxA gene encoding acyl-ACP--UDP-N-acetylglucosamine O-acyltransferase: MSIHLTPVLDRLCSRFPQPMVDAVTELAGERLVALKNVTVNEDFFPGHFPGAPLMPGVLMIESMAQAASVLLLQAPDGSILPHRASLRGVDGVKFRKPVGPGDRVRLELSIERRRATMARVRGVAYVQDQVVAEGTLVMAIEAEPAIVHPTAVVEPGAEIGPGTVVAPNAVIGPQVRIGPRCRIGAGAIIDGHTTIGEGTEIFPYASIGLIPQDTKFKGEPTRLEIGAHNVFREFVTINRGTAGGGGVTRIGDHNLFMAYSHVAHDCVVGDHTIFGNGATLGGHVTVEDYATISAFSGVHQFCRVGRHAFIGGYSVVTKDALPFAKAVGNRARNYGLNTIGLMRRGFTQDTVTRLRHAYRYLLVSRLNTTRALTEIERDPELQCDEVQYLVDFIRHSQRGVILRRATRRHDDVSPDE; the protein is encoded by the coding sequence GTGTCCATCCACCTGACTCCCGTCCTCGATCGCCTCTGCTCGCGCTTCCCGCAGCCGATGGTCGATGCCGTGACCGAGCTCGCCGGCGAGCGACTGGTCGCCCTCAAGAACGTCACCGTCAACGAGGACTTCTTCCCCGGACATTTCCCCGGGGCGCCGTTGATGCCAGGCGTGCTGATGATCGAGTCGATGGCGCAGGCGGCCAGCGTGCTCCTCCTGCAGGCGCCCGACGGGTCGATCCTGCCGCACCGTGCGTCGCTGCGCGGCGTTGACGGCGTCAAGTTCCGCAAGCCCGTCGGTCCCGGCGATCGGGTGCGCCTGGAGCTGTCGATCGAGCGTCGTCGCGCCACGATGGCGCGCGTGCGCGGCGTGGCGTACGTGCAGGACCAGGTCGTCGCGGAAGGCACGCTGGTCATGGCCATCGAGGCCGAACCGGCAATCGTCCATCCGACGGCGGTGGTGGAGCCCGGCGCGGAGATCGGGCCGGGAACCGTGGTGGCGCCCAACGCGGTCATCGGTCCGCAGGTGCGCATCGGCCCGCGCTGCCGCATCGGCGCCGGCGCGATCATCGACGGGCACACGACGATCGGCGAAGGGACGGAGATCTTCCCGTACGCGTCGATCGGCCTGATTCCGCAGGACACCAAGTTCAAGGGCGAGCCGACGCGGCTCGAGATCGGCGCGCACAACGTCTTCCGCGAGTTCGTGACGATCAATCGCGGCACGGCAGGTGGCGGCGGTGTCACCCGCATCGGCGATCACAACCTGTTCATGGCGTACTCGCACGTGGCGCACGACTGCGTGGTCGGCGACCACACGATTTTCGGCAATGGCGCCACGCTCGGCGGCCACGTCACGGTCGAGGACTACGCCACGATCAGCGCGTTCTCGGGCGTGCACCAGTTCTGCCGCGTGGGTCGTCACGCGTTCATCGGCGGGTACTCGGTGGTCACCAAGGATGCCCTGCCGTTTGCCAAGGCCGTCGGCAACCGGGCGCGCAACTACGGCCTCAACACCATCGGCCTCATGCGTCGCGGGTTCACGCAGGACACCGTCACGCGCCTGCGTCACGCGTATCGCTATCTGCTCGTGTCGCGCCTGAACACCACGCGCGCGCTCACCGAGATCGAGCGCGATCCCGAATTGCAATGCGACGAGGTGCAATACCTCGTGGACTTCATCCGTCATTCCCAGCGCGGTGTGATCCTCCGCCGTGCCACACGCCGGCACGACGACGTGTCGCCGGACGAGTGA
- the lpxI gene encoding UDP-2,3-diacylglucosamine diphosphatase LpxI (LpxI, functionally equivalent to LpxH, replaces it in LPS biosynthesis in a minority of bacteria.), whose protein sequence is MASIGIIAGNGTFPLLVLSAARALGHDVTVVAIKEEAGPDLAERAGAVGAALHSVSLGQLGRCIEILREAGCTQAVMAGQVKHAKLFAGITPDWTLMQVLMRLRAKSTDALISAIADVMRGKGIELMDSTTFIQPLLAREGHIAGPALDATAHADLAFGYRMADAIAGLDIGQTIVVKEQAVVAVEAMEGTDEAIRRAGRLAGPGAAVIKVAKPNQDMRFDVPVVGLPTIAVLREAGIRLLSIDAGRTLVLDGQAAVDAADAAGVTVVGRPLGEQIRG, encoded by the coding sequence ATGGCTTCGATCGGCATCATCGCCGGCAACGGCACCTTCCCCCTGCTGGTCCTCTCCGCCGCGCGTGCGCTCGGGCACGACGTCACGGTTGTCGCGATCAAGGAAGAAGCGGGGCCGGACCTGGCCGAGCGGGCCGGCGCCGTCGGCGCTGCGCTGCACTCCGTGTCGCTCGGACAGCTCGGACGCTGCATCGAGATCCTGCGTGAGGCGGGCTGCACGCAGGCCGTGATGGCCGGGCAGGTGAAGCACGCGAAGCTCTTCGCGGGCATCACGCCCGACTGGACGCTGATGCAGGTGCTGATGCGCCTGCGCGCCAAGTCCACCGACGCGCTCATTTCGGCGATCGCCGACGTGATGCGCGGCAAGGGGATCGAGCTCATGGACTCGACGACTTTCATCCAGCCGCTGCTGGCGCGTGAAGGCCACATCGCGGGGCCCGCGCTCGACGCCACGGCGCACGCCGACCTGGCGTTCGGGTACCGCATGGCCGACGCCATCGCCGGGCTCGACATCGGTCAGACGATCGTCGTGAAGGAGCAGGCGGTGGTGGCTGTCGAGGCGATGGAAGGGACAGACGAGGCCATCCGCCGCGCCGGCCGCCTGGCCGGTCCGGGCGCCGCCGTCATCAAGGTGGCCAAGCCCAATCAGGACATGCGCTTCGACGTTCCCGTCGTCGGGTTGCCCACGATCGCCGTGTTGCGCGAGGCAGGCATCAGGCTGCTGTCGATCGACGCCGGGCGTACGCTGGTGCTCGACGGCCAGGCCGCCGTCGACGCGGCAGACGCCGCGGGCGTGACGGTGGTCGGACGTCCACTGGGAGAACAGATTCGTGGCTGA